TGCGCGCGGCCAGCCTGCGCGCATCCGTCAGGCTCGGGTCGAAGCGCACCATGGTCGTGCTCGCGGCCGGGATCAGCTCCTCGACGCCGGCCAGCGCGGCCGACTCGACCGCCGGGAAGTGCGCGAGCACCGCATCCAGGTCGGCGTACTCGACGAGGAGCGCGCGGTCGCTCATCGGCAGGATGCGGGTGATGGCGGGTGCGGTCATACCGCGTAGCTTTCGTTGCGCACATCGGTGACGAACATGCGCCCCGGTGCGTGGGTGATCGCAAAGGGCACGCCCGACTCCATGATCGCCGCCTGCGGGGTCACGCCGCAGGCCCAGAACACGGGCACCTCGCCGTCGCGCAGCGGCGCGGGGGCGTCGCCGAACTCGGGGTTGTCGAGGTCGATGCCGAGCACGGCGGGGTCGCCGATGTGCACCGGAGCGCCGTGCACGGCCGGGGTACGACCGGAAATCTGCACCGCATCGGCAACCCGGTCGGCCGGAATCGGCCGCATCGAGACAACCAGCTTGCCGCGCAGGCGACCCGCTGGATCGCAATCGACGGCGGTGCGGTACATCGGCACGTTGCGGCCGAGGGTCTGGTGGCGGATCTCAATGTTCGCCGCCGCAAGCCCCGCCTCGAACGTGAAGCTGCAGCCGATTAGGAACGTGACGAGGTCGGGATGCTCGGCCCACGCCTCGCGCGCATCCCTCGGTTCTTCGGCGAGCACGCCGTCGCGCCACACGCGATATCGCGGCACGTCGGTGCGCAAGTCGCTGCCCGGCGCGAGCTTCGACTCGAAGTCGCCGTCTTCGATCACCTCGAGCACGGGGCATGGCTTCGGGTTCCGCTGCGCGTAGAGCAACACGTCGTACGCCCATTCCTGGGGCACCGAGATGAAGTTCGTCTGGACGACACCCGACGCGACCCCGCTGGTCGGCGCATCGTTACCCCCGCGGGCCGCGCTGCGTGCAGCCTGGGCCGAGGCGAGGTCGTCGCCGGTGGCGTAGATAAGCATCGTGTCGCCTACTTCGCGAATGCGGCGAGGTCGACGCCCTGGCCGGTGAGCACCTCGCGCACCGCCGCGGCCATCTGGATCGCGCCGGCGCTGTCGCCGTGCACGCAGATCGAGTCGGCAGCGAGGTGCACCTCAGTACCGTCAGCGGCGGTGATGATGCCCTCGTTGACGAGGCGCAGCATCCGCTCGGCGACGAGCTGGGCGTCGTGGAGGACCGACCCCTCCTTCGTGCGCGACATGAGCGAGCCGTCGGCCTCGTAGGCGCGGTCGGCGAAGGCCTCGCGGGCCACGGTGACGCCCGCCCGCTCGGCGATCTCAATACTCACGCCGCCCGCGAGCCCGAGGAACACGAGGTTCGGGTCGATCGCGCGAACCGCCGCGGCCACGACCTTCGCCTGCCGCGCATCCTTCGCGATCGTGTTGTAGAGCGCGCCGTGCGGCTTCACGTATTTCACTGGTGTGCCGACGCTCTTCGCTAGGGCCTGCAGCGCGCCGAGCTGGTACTCGACGTCGGCCTGCAGAGTCGCGTCGTCGATGTCGACGGCGACGCGACCGAAGTTCGCGTAGTCGCGGTAGCCCGGATGCGCGCCGACGGTCACGCCGTGCTCGCGCGCTTTCGTCAGGGTGTCGCGGATGCCGACGGGGTCGCCCGCGTGGAAGGCGACCGCGACGTTCGCGCTCGTGACGATCTCGAGCATCGCGGCGTCGTCGGCGACCTGGCGGTCCGGGGTGTTCTCGCCGAGGTCGGAGTTGAGGTCGATGGTGGCCATCTATGTTTCCTTCCTTGGCGCTTAGGCGCCGGTGATCATTTCGAAGATCGGCACGATCGAGACGGCGCCCATGTACCAGGTGAGCGCGGTCGCGAGGGTACCGAAGACGAGCAACCACACGGGGTACTTGTAGCCGTGCAGCAGGTCCTTCTGACGGAACCAGCCGATGTACATGAAGATCGTGAGGCCGATCGGCAGGATGAGGCCGTTGAAGCCGCCGACGAACACGAGGATCGACGCGGGCGCGGCGCCCCAGAGCATGTAAAGCACGAGCGAGACCGCGATGAACGCGACGGTCGCGATGCGCAGCGGCCAGCCGTCGTTGAGCTTCTTGCTGAAGACTGAGAGGAACGTCGCCGACGTGTACGCGGCACCGATGACCGAGCTGATCGCGGCCGCCCAGAAGATGACGCCGAAGACGCGGAGGCCGGCCTCGCCCATCGCGTACTGGAACGCGGCGCCCGCCGGGTTGAGGTTCGGGTCGGCCATGTCGAGGGTGAAGCCCGAGGCCGCGACGCCGAGGATGGCGAGGAACAGCACGTAGCGCATGATGCCGGTGACGAGGATGCCGTTCATCGACGCGCCCGAGACGGCCTTGACGTGCTCGGGGCCGGTGAGGCCCGAGTCGAGGTAGCGGTGCGCGCCCGCGTAGGTGATATAGCCGCCGACGGTGCCGCCGACGATCGTCGTGATCGTCGCGAAGTTGATGTCGTCGGGCAACACGGTCTGGCGCAGGGCATCGCCGACCGGCGGGTTCGAGACGATCGCCATGACGATCGTGAGCACGATCATGCCGACGCCGAGCACCATCACGACGATGTCGACGATGCGGCCCGCCCGCTTCCAGAGGAAGATGCAGATCGCCAGCAGGCCGGTGATGATGCCGCCAAGCTTGGCGTCGATGCCGAGCATGGCGTTGAGGCCCAGGCCGCCGCCGGCGATGTTGCCGATGTTGAAGGCGAGGCCCCCGATGACGATGAGGATGCCAAGTACGTACCCGAAGCCCGGCACCGCCTCGTTCGCGAGCTGGCCAGCCCGCTTGCCTGCGACGGTGATGATGCGCCAGATGTTCATCTGCACCGCAAAGTCGATGATGATCGACACGAGAATCGCGAACGCGAACGCGGCGCCCATCTGGAAGGTGAAGGTGGCGGTCTGGGTGATAAAGCCCGGCCCGATGGCGCTCGTTGCCATAAGGAAGATGGCGCCGAGGATCGGACCTCGACGAGACTTGGCGAATTCTTTCGCCGTTTGCTTCGATGTGCGTTTGGTGTCGGCAGAAATGGTGCGATCGTCGGCCATGACGAACTCCTCGGCTTCATTGACGGGGTGCGCGTAGTGCGTGGTTGCGACCCTACGTCGTGCTGAACAGTCACGCAAGGATTGTTCAACAGTTTGTTCTGGATTGCTGCTCACATTACCCATGTCTTTTTTTTACGCGCAATAGTCCTTAATCTTTCTTTGCACTTCATTTAGGCCGTCGTCTCGAGTCGACTACGCTCGCGAACATGACCCCGCTGCCCGAGCGCACTGCGCTCCCCCGCGTCGCGCACGAGTTGCGAGAGGCGATCGCGGCCGGGCAGTACGCACCCGGAGAACGACTCTCCGAGATCGCCGTCGCCGACTCGTTCGGCGTATCGCGCAACACGCTGCGCGAGTCCTTCCAGGCGCTCGCCGAACAACGCCTGCTCGTTCGGGTCCCGAATCGCGGGGTTTCCGTCGCGTCCCCCAAGGTGGCCGACGTCATCGATATCTACCGGATGCGCCGCATCCTCGAACTCGGCGCGCTCCAGACCGCGTCAGCGCTGCATCCTGCCTTCGCGACCATGCGGGAGGCGGTGACGGATGCGCGGGCAGCGGAGCGCACCAGCGACTGGTCGACCGTCGGCACCGACAACATGCGCTTCCATTCAGCACTCGCGCGCTTCAGCGACAGCCCGCGCCTCATCAGCGCGTTCGAGAACGTCGTCGCCGAAATGCGGCTCGCGTTCCTGCGCCTCAACGACCCCGAGGGGCTCCACCGCCCCTTCATGGGGCGAAACGAGGTAATTCTCGCGTCCATCGAGGCCGACGACCTGCCCGCCGCCTCCGCTGCGCTCACGAACTACCTCGCCGACTCCGAGCGCCTCCTCCTCTCGACGTACTCGCGCCTCGGCCTCGGCTAGCCGCCCCGGCCACGTAGGGTTGGGTTGAGTAGTCACTTTTTGTAGTTCTGGCACCGCCAGGACTACAAAAAGTGACCACTCAACCCGCCACCGGCACCTGCGCAAAGGTGCTGCGGTGGCCGGGAGTGCTATTGGGAGGTTTGGGTGGCGTCGGGGACGTTGCCGTCGAGGGCGTCCTCGATGAGGGTGTGGCCGTAGTCGTAGTCGGGCGCGACGTTTTCGATCTCGAAGACCGGCGGCGCAAGGTCGAGGCGCACGTTGTCGTCGCGCCCACGCGACTTCAGCGCGAGGTCGGCGACGACACCGATCTCGCCCTTCGGAATATCGGTCGTCACGACCTCGTCGAGCGCGTTCATGATGTCGGTCGAGTGCTGCGCCATCGCGCCGGGCAGCTGCGCGATGATCGCATCCTGCAGCTCGCGCTGGCGCTCCATGCGGGCGTAGTCGGTGGTCTCGTACCGGCTGCGCGCGTACCAGAGCGCGTGGTCGCCGTTCAGGGTCTGCAGGCCCGGCTCGATGTATGCGGTTGGCGGCGTCCAGCCCGGCGAACCGTCGTCGTTAATGCCCATCGCGATGCGCTCCTGCACATCGATCTCGACGCCGCCCATCGCATCCACGAGGTCGGCGAAGCCCTGCATATTGATCATGACGTAGTACTGAATGTCGAGGCCGGTGATCCACTCGACCGCATCCTTCGTCGCCTCGATGCCGGGCTCGGAGCCGTGGTCGGCGGCGTCCTGATACATGTCGTAGTCCCACACCGTCACCTCGGTGTAGACCGAATTGAGGTAGCAGACGTCGACGTTGCAGCCGGTGTAGCCGTCGGGGTACATGTCGTGCATCGGCCCGTCGACGAAGCCGAAGTCGGTGAGGGTACGCGGCAAGCCGATGGTCGTGACCCGACCCGTGAACACGTCGAAGCTCATGACGCTGATCGAGTCAGGGCGCACACCCTCGCGATCTTCGCCCTCGTCGCCGCCGAGCAGCATGATGTTGATGCGGCCGTCGGCCGGCACCTTGAGCCCCGCGTTCGGGCCACCAAAGATGTTGTCGATCGTGTTGCGCACGACCCCGATCTGCGTCGCAACGAAGCCGCCCACAAACACCGGAATCAAGGTCGCAATGAGCGCGACCACAAGCACCAGGCCGCGGGCGAGCGCATCCACGCGAATCAGCTTCGCCTGCCGCATGGTCTCGACCATCGTGACGGCCATCCAGATGCCGTAGCCGAGGAACACCCACGCGAGCAGCCGCAGCCCCCACGAAGTGGTGAGCGGGAAGAACAGCACGCTGCGCAGCACGAACCAGAGCACAAGTGCGGCGATGAGTACGTACACCCAGAGCAGCCACAGCCGCAGGCCCGCGCGGCCGAAGCGGCGGTTGCCCGCGAGCAGCGGCCCGGCACCCGGCACGAGCAGGTTGGCGACGAGCAACCACCACGCCCGACGCGTCATGAACTCGGGTGAGGACACGTCGGGCTGACGCAGCGGGCGGGCGAAAGATGAGTGCATAAATGAAAGGCCTAGGTCGCGGACGCGAAGGGGCGCGTCTGACGGAACACGGCAATCACGCCCCGAGGGAATATACCCGGCGCGCTCGCGAAAAACCGTCGGCCAAGCCGAGTGCTAGAGCTGCGCCTTGAGCGCGGCGTTCTTCTCGTCGACCATCGCGGTGAGCCCGTCGGCGTACTCCTGCAGGCGATCCGCCACCGTCGCATCGTGCGAGCCGAGGATGCGCGCAGCGAGGATACCCGCGTTCTTCGCCCCGCCGATCGACACAGTGGCGACCGGGATACCCGCGGGCATCTGCACGATCGACAGCAGCGAGTCCATCCCGTCGAGGTATTTGAGCGGTACGGGTACGCCGACGACCGGCAGCGTCGTCATCGAGGCGACCATGCCGGGCAGGTGCGCGGCGCCGCCAGCGCCCGCGATAATCACCTCGATGCCGCGCGAGCGCGCCTGCCGGGCATAGTCGACCATCTTGTCGGGCGTGCGGTGGGCCGAGACGACCTCGACCTCGCACGCGACACCGAACTCGGCGAGGATGTCGCGGGCCTCGTGCATGACTCGCCAGTCAGAGTCAGAGCCCATGATGATGCCCACGCGGGGCGAAGTTTCGGTGGTCATTCCGCGCTCTCCTCATCGTCGAACATGGCGGCCGCGGCGCGAGCGGCGTAAGCGACCTCGTCGAGGTTGCCGCCGCTCACCGTGACGTGGCCCACCTTGCGGCCGGGGCGTGCCGACTTGCCGTAGGTGTGCAGCTTCGCCTCGGGGTGGCGGGCCATCACCGCCGCGAAGCGGTCGGTGATCGCCTCGTGCTGCGGGCCGCCGAGAATGTTGATCATGACGCTCGCGGCGTCGCGGGCGCTGGCGTCGCCGAGGGGCAGGTCGAGTACGGCGCGCAGGTGCTGCTCGAACTGGCTCGTGCGGGCACCGTCCATCGTCCAGTGCCCCGTGTTGTGCGGGCGCATCGCGAGCTCGTTGATGAGCACACGGTCGTCGGTGGTCTCGAACAGCTCGACCGCGAGCACGCCGGTGACGTCGAGGCCGGATGCGATCTGCTCGGCAATCGCGCGCGTCACCTCGTTCTCGCGCGGGGAGGCGGAGGGCGCCGGCGCAAGCACCTCCTTGCACACACCGTTTTGCTGCACCGACTCGACGAGCGGCCAGGCCACGATCTCGCCGGATGGGCGGCGCGCTACGAGCTGCGCGAGCTCGCGGCGGAAGTCGACGAGTTCCTCGACGAGCAGGGCATCGAAGTCGCCGAACCAGTCGGCGCCCTCGCTGCCGGCGCGCACGATGCGCACGCCGTGGCCGTCGTAGCCGCCGCGCGGCGTCTTGAGCACGGCCGCGCCGCCGTGTGCGGCGATGAACGCGTCGAGTTCGGCCTCGGTGCGCACTTCGGCCCATTCGGGCACCGGGGCGCCGAGCTCAGTGAGGCGGCGGCGCATCGCAAGCTTGTCCTGCGCGAACTCGAGGGCGTGGGGGCCGGGATGCACGGCGACGCCGTCGTCGATGAGGGCGCGGAGGATTTCCTGCGGCACGTGCTCGTGGTCGAAGGTGACGACGTCAACCCCGCGGGCGAACTCGCGCACCGTCTCGAGGTCGCGATAGTCGCCAACCTCGGTCGCCGCGAGCCGGGCCGAGGAGCCCTCCGCCTCGGCGAGCACGCGGATCTCAATGCCAAGTTCGAGCGCCTGCGGCACCATCATTCGGGCGAGCTGGCCGCCGCCGATAACACCCACAATTGGCACTGGCATGAAAATCCTCCGCTAGTTGTATGACGTGCACGCTGCCCGCCGACATCCTCTCCATTCTGGCATCCGCAACCGGCAGATCAGCGTTCCCAGTGGCCTCTCATGCGAGAATGGGCGACGGCCCGCGAGGACTTTCCCTGCACCCGACCCATCGGATACGCATTGACTGAACAGCAGCATCCCCACCACGACCCGTCGTGGCGCGACACCAGACACCCCCAATCGGGTGCGATCGCGATCATTGCTGCTGAAGAGGCCGACGCGCGGACCCACCCCGAAGATCACCCGCGCCGCGGCACTGCCGCGTGGTGGGGTCATCTGTTCAAGCAGCTCATGAAGTTCGGCCTCATCGGCGGCCTCGGTGTCGTCGTCGACATGGGTGTGTTCAACTGGCTGCGCGCGACCGTGCTCTCGCCGTCAGAGGTCACGTGGGGGCCGATGGCCGCAAACATCATCGCGACCCTTGTCGCAATCGTCTTCAACTGGGCCGGCAACCGCTTCTGGACGTTCCGCAAGGAACGCCACCACACCTCGACCTCGCGCGAGGCAATCGAGTTCTTCGCCGTAAGCCTCGCCGGCATGCTCATCGGCCTGCTGCCGCTGTGGTTCACCCACTACGGCATGGGCTGGACGAGCCCGATCGCCGACAACATTTCGAAGCTCGTCGGTATCGGGCTCGGCTCGGTATTCCGCTTCGTGCTCTACCGCTGGTGGGTCTACTCCCCCAGCCGCGCGACCGCCTAGCGGCCGCGCGACCGGCGGACTGGCTAGCTCACGACCGCCGCGAGGTCACGCGCCGAGCGCGCGAGCACATCCACGCCCGCGCGCAGCTCGTCGAGCTCGATGACGAGCGGCGGCAGGAACTTGAGCACCTGGTCGTCCGAACCCGCGCACTCGATGATGACGCCGTTCTTGAAGGCTTCCTTGCTCATGCGACCGGCCCACGAGCGGTCGACCTTCGACTCGATGCCGTAGACGAGGCCGCGACCGCGCACCTCGAGCTCGAGTTCGGGATGCTCGGCGGCGAGCTTCTCGAGTTCCTCGCGCAGCACCTCGCTGCGCTCGGCAATGCCTCGCTCGAACTCGTCGGTGGTCCAGTACGTCTCGATCGCGCGGCGCGCGGCGACGAACGACAGGTTGAGGCCGCGGAAGGTGCCCGAGTGCTGGCCCGGCTTCCAGACGTCAAGGTCGGGGCGGATGAGCAGCAGCGCCATCGGCAGGCCGTAGCCACCGATCGACTTCGAGAGCGTGACGAGGTCGGGCACGATGCCCGAGTCTTCCCAGCTGAAGAACTGACCGGTGCGGCCGACGCCGACCTGGATGTCGTCGACGATGAGCAGGATGTCGCGATCGGCGGTGAGCTTGCGCAGGTGCTGCAGCCACTCGCGCGAGGCGACGTTGATGCCGCCCTCGCCCTGCACCGTTTCGACGATCACGGCCGCCGGGGCGTCGACGCCGCCCGACGCGTCGTCGAGCATCTTCTCGAGCAGGTCGAGCGTGTCGAAGTCGGCGCCGAGGTAGCCGTCGTAGGGCATGCGCGTGACATTGCCGAGGTCGACGCCGGCGGCCTTGCGGAAGCCGGAGCCAGCGGTGGCGGCGACCGCGCCGAGCGAGACGCCGTGGAACGCGTTCGTGAACGCGATGACGTTGCTGCGGCCCGTCGCCATACGCGCGAGCTTCAGCGCCGCCTCGACGGTGTTCGCGCCGGTCGGGCCGGTGAACTGCACGCGGTAGTCGAGCCCGCGCGGCGTGAGGATGTGCTGCTCAAACGCCTCGAGGAACCCACGCTTCGCGCTCGTCGCCATGTCGAGGCCGTGCACGATGCCGTCCTCCTCGATGTAGTCGAGCAGCGCCTGCTTGAAGTTGTCGTTGTTGTGCCCGTAGTTGAGCGTTCCGGCACCGGCGAAGAAGTCGATGTATTCGGTGCCGTCTTCGGCGATGAGTCGCGAACCCTTCGCCGAGGTGAAGACGGCCGGGAATGCGCGGATGTACCCTCGGACCTCAGATTCGCGTCGTTCAAAGACATCCATGCTCATGCAGGCCTCCTAGTAATTGCAGTGGTTTGACCCTACCGCTCGGGGTTTCCCGTCAGCTCACGCAACGCCTGGGTCACGGTGACCGCGTTCGGCACGTCGCGCAGCTGCATCCGCAGACCCGAGACCGACAGCAGCGTGATTGTGCCACTGCCGAAGATCGCCTGCCAGCCGTTGCGGTGCATCTCGACGCTCGAGACGAGGTGATGCGGCAGCTCGTTCGTGGTGTTGTGCGGTTGTCCCTTGCGGGTCGAGGTGCGGTAGGTAGTGATGGTGTAGCGGGTGCGCAGCCAGAGGATGATCGGCACGAGACCGAGCAGCAGGAGCGCGACGGCCGCGATGATGCCCCACCAGAGCCACGGGCCCGACTCGCGCAGCTCACGGAACGCGTAGCCGATGAACGCGGCGCACACGATGGTCACGAGGCTCGGGATCACGATGCGATTTGCGTGCTGCCGGATGCGCGCAATGGTCACCTCGGCGACGCCGCGCGGGGGTTGGGCCTGGTGCACGGGTTGCGCGTGGCGGGGCGGATGCGCGGGGCCGCTCGCCTGCGGCTGGCCAGCAGCTTGCGGCGCGCCCGCGTGCTGCGGGTGCCCGCCACCGGGAGCGAAGGGGCTGCTCACGCGAGCGACCCGTCGTCGAGGCGGAGGTGCTGCACGTCGCCGACGCGCACGGCGTGCTCGGTGCCGGCGTCATCGGTGACGAGCAGTTCGCCCGTCGGGGCGACGCCGCTCGCGATGCCGACGAGGTCGGTGTCTTCGAGGCGGTTGACCCGCACACGCCGGCCGAGGGTCGTGAGGTTGTCGCGCAGCTCGGCCGCCAGCCCCGAGGCCTCGGCGTCGCCGTCGTGCGCGATGAGCGCGTCGATGCGCGCCGCGAGCTCGCCGATATAGCGGGCCGCGAGATCCTCATGCGGCACATGCACGCCGAGGTCGGCGATCGAGGTCGCGTTCGCAAGGGCGTCGGCATTGGCGAACGCCTCCGACACCTGGGCCGCGGCGAACGCGGCGCCCGCGGCCGCCGGCGGCGCCACGATCGGGATCGGCGTCGTGAGCGCCTGCGGGTCGCGCAGGTTGATGCCGGTGCCGACGACGCAGGCGAAGCGCTCACCGCCGGCGATGACGCCGAGGATCTCGCCGAGGATGCCCGCGGTCTTGCGGCCCTCGATCAGCACGTCGTTCGGCCACTTCAGCTGCAGGCGGCTCGCCTGGTGCTGGCTCGCCAGCTCGGCGAGCGTCGCCCGCAGCGCGAGACCAGCCGCGAGCGTGACCCAGCCGATCGACGTGCGCGCCGCATCCGCCGAGAACTCGAGGTAGGTCGAGATCGCGAGCGACGCATCCGGCGTCTCGATCCACTCGCGGTCGAGCCGGCCGCGGCCCGCGGTCTGGTTCGTGGTGGCGACAGTCTGAAACTGCGCGAACTGCTCCTCGTCGGCAAAGCGGCGGCGGACGGCCTCGTTGGTCGAGTCGACGGTGTCGAGCCATTCGATCTGGGGTGCGCTGGCAGCAGTCATAGTGCTCCCATTATTGGCGGCATCGCCCGAGATCGGGCTGCATCCGTGCGCGATCATGCGGCCGCGGGTCGCGCTTTGTGGCATTCGTCAAGAATATTCCGCGATGTATACGAGGTTTCATCCACAGATTGGGGCCTCGGCGCGTATAGGGTGGGCAGGATGAATGACAAGCCCGCCGAGCGCGAGCCCGAGGTCGACCTCTCGACCGCAGGCCGCATCCGAGACCTGAAGCACCGCCACGCCGAGGCCGTCACCGACGCCGAAGCCCGTGCCGCCGAGAAGCAGCACGCCAAGGGTAAGAACACCGCCCGCGAGCGCATCCTCGCGCTGCTCGACCCGGGCTCGTTCGTCGAGTTCGACGAGTACGTGCGCCACCGCACCACCGCCTTCGGCATGGACAAGAGCCGGCCATTCGGTGACTCCGTCGTGATCGGCACCGGCACCATCCACGGCCGCAACGTCGCCGTCTACTCGCAGAACTTCACCGTGTTCGGCGGCTCGCTCGGCGAGGTCGCCGGGCAGAAGATCGTGAAGATCATGGAGCACGCGCTCAAGACCGGCGTGCCGATCATCGGCATCCTCGACTCGGGCGGGGCGCGCATCCAGGAGGGCGTGATCGCCCTCGGCAAGTACGGCGAGATCTTCCGCCTCAACACGCGCGCCTCGGGCGTGATTCCGCAGATCTCGATCGTCATGGGCCCCGCGGCCGGTGGCGCCGTGTACTCGCCCGCGCTCACCGACTTCGTGATCATGGTCGACAAGACCTCACACATGTTCGTCACCGGCCCCGACGTGATTAAGACCGTCACGGGCGAGGACGTCGGTATGGAGGAGCTCGGCGGCGCGCTCGCGCACAACAAGGTCTCTGGCGTCTCGCATTACCTCGCGTCGGATGAAGAGGATGCGCTCGACTACGCGCGCAATCTGCTCAGCTACCTGCCCGACAACAACCTCGCCGAGCTGCCGACCTACGACGCGGTCTCGACCCTCGAGGTCACCGACGCCGACCGCCAGCTCAACGCGATCGTGCCCGACTCGCCGAACCAGCCGTACGACATGCTCACCGTGATCGAGTCGGTCGTCGACGACGGCGAGTTCCTGCAGGTGCAGGAGCTCTACGCGCCGAACGTCATCGTCGGCTTCGCCCGGCTCGAAGGCTCGCCAATCGGCATCATCGCGAACCAGCCAAACCAGATGGCCGGCACGCTCAACATCGCGGCCGGGGAGAAGGCGGCGCGCTTCCTGCGGATGTGCGACTCGTTCTCGATTCCGATCGTCACCCTCGTCGACGTGCCCGGCTACCTGCCCGGCACCGAAGAGGAGTGGTCGGGCGTCATCCGCCGCGGCGCGAAGCTGCTCTACGCGTACGCCGAGGCGACCGTGCCCCTCGTCACCGTGATTCTGCGTAAGGCCTACGGCGGCGCGTACATCGTCATGGGCTCAAAGCAGATCGGCGCCGACCTCAACTTCGCATGGCCGACCGCCGAGATCGCCGTGATGGGCGGCCAGGGCGCCGTGAACATCCTCTACCGCCGCGACATCAAGGCGGCCGAAGAGGCCGGCGAGGACGCCGCGGCGCTCGGCAAGAAGCTCGCCGACGAGTACACCTACTCGGTGGCGACGCCGTACCTCGCGGCCGAGCGCGGCGAGCTCGACTCGATCATCGAACCGGCGTCGACCCGCGTCACGCTGACGAAGGCGCTGCGGTCGCTGCGCTCGAAGCGCGCATCGCTGCCGCCGAAGAAGCACGGGAACATTCCGCTCTAATGACGAAGCAACCGAAGGTCCGGATTCCGGACATCGATCTCACCGACTCGCTCACGCCGGGCGACGCGCGACTGCTGCGCGGCAACCCGACCGAAGACGAGCTCGCCGCGATCGCGGGCACCCTCGGGGTCATGTTCGCCGCGGGGGTGTCAGTCGACCGGCCGCGCGACCGCCCCGCGCGGCTCACGCCCTGGGAGCGCACGCAGCGCGCCACCCGCGGCGGCGTCACTGCGCACCAAATCCTCACCGACCGCTACCGCTAGCGACGCTGCGCATCCGCGCCACCCAGCCATAGGTGTTGCGTTTGGCCCCATTCCCTGCCGAAAATCGGCCACGAATGGGGCGAAACGCAACACCTATGCGTCGTTCTGGGCGCTTAGCGGGAGGCGCGGATGAAAGTGGCGACGGCCTCGACGTGGTGCGTGTTCGGGAACAGGTCGAAGGCGCGCAGGCGCGTGAGCTCGTAGCCGCGCTCGCGCAGGAGCCCGGTGTCGCGGCCCAGCGCGACGGGGTCGCACGCCACGTAGATGAGCTGCTGCGGCTCGAGTGCCGCGAGCGCGTCGATCACGGGGGCCTTGGCGCCCGCGCGCGGCGGGTCAAGCACGACGGTGCCGGCAGCGAGGGATGCGCGCTGCGACGCATCCGCATTCTTCGCCAGCCCGCGCAGGTAGCGGTCGACCGGCGAGGTCACCGCCGAGGTTCCTTCCCAGCGCGCGAGATTTGCGGCGGCGTGCACCGTCGCCTCCTCGGCCACCTCGACCGACTCGAGCCGGATTCCCGACTCCCCCGCCGCTGCCGCGAGCGCCGCTCCGAGCAGGCCGACACCGCCATAGAGGTCGAGGTGCTGCGCGGCGGCGTCGAAGTGCTCACGGTCGAGCGCCGCACCA
The Gulosibacter sediminis genome window above contains:
- a CDS encoding putative hydro-lyase is translated as MLIYATGDDLASAQAARSAARGGNDAPTSGVASGVVQTNFISVPQEWAYDVLLYAQRNPKPCPVLEVIEDGDFESKLAPGSDLRTDVPRYRVWRDGVLAEEPRDAREAWAEHPDLVTFLIGCSFTFEAGLAAANIEIRHQTLGRNVPMYRTAVDCDPAGRLRGKLVVSMRPIPADRVADAVQISGRTPAVHGAPVHIGDPAVLGIDLDNPEFGDAPAPLRDGEVPVFWACGVTPQAAIMESGVPFAITHAPGRMFVTDVRNESYAV
- a CDS encoding LamB/YcsF family protein, coding for MATIDLNSDLGENTPDRQVADDAAMLEIVTSANVAVAFHAGDPVGIRDTLTKAREHGVTVGAHPGYRDYANFGRVAVDIDDATLQADVEYQLGALQALAKSVGTPVKYVKPHGALYNTIAKDARQAKVVAAAVRAIDPNLVFLGLAGGVSIEIAERAGVTVAREAFADRAYEADGSLMSRTKEGSVLHDAQLVAERMLRLVNEGIITAADGTEVHLAADSICVHGDSAGAIQMAAAVREVLTGQGVDLAAFAK
- a CDS encoding NRAMP family divalent metal transporter, which encodes MADDRTISADTKRTSKQTAKEFAKSRRGPILGAIFLMATSAIGPGFITQTATFTFQMGAAFAFAILVSIIIDFAVQMNIWRIITVAGKRAGQLANEAVPGFGYVLGILIVIGGLAFNIGNIAGGGLGLNAMLGIDAKLGGIITGLLAICIFLWKRAGRIVDIVVMVLGVGMIVLTIVMAIVSNPPVGDALRQTVLPDDINFATITTIVGGTVGGYITYAGAHRYLDSGLTGPEHVKAVSGASMNGILVTGIMRYVLFLAILGVAASGFTLDMADPNLNPAGAAFQYAMGEAGLRVFGVIFWAAAISSVIGAAYTSATFLSVFSKKLNDGWPLRIATVAFIAVSLVLYMLWGAAPASILVFVGGFNGLILPIGLTIFMYIGWFRQKDLLHGYKYPVWLLVFGTLATALTWYMGAVSIVPIFEMITGA
- a CDS encoding GntR family transcriptional regulator, which encodes MTPLPERTALPRVAHELREAIAAGQYAPGERLSEIAVADSFGVSRNTLRESFQALAEQRLLVRVPNRGVSVASPKVADVIDIYRMRRILELGALQTASALHPAFATMREAVTDARAAERTSDWSTVGTDNMRFHSALARFSDSPRLISAFENVVAEMRLAFLRLNDPEGLHRPFMGRNEVILASIEADDLPAASAALTNYLADSERLLLSTYSRLGLG
- a CDS encoding LCP family protein, translating into MHSSFARPLRQPDVSSPEFMTRRAWWLLVANLLVPGAGPLLAGNRRFGRAGLRLWLLWVYVLIAALVLWFVLRSVLFFPLTTSWGLRLLAWVFLGYGIWMAVTMVETMRQAKLIRVDALARGLVLVVALIATLIPVFVGGFVATQIGVVRNTIDNIFGGPNAGLKVPADGRINIMLLGGDEGEDREGVRPDSISVMSFDVFTGRVTTIGLPRTLTDFGFVDGPMHDMYPDGYTGCNVDVCYLNSVYTEVTVWDYDMYQDAADHGSEPGIEATKDAVEWITGLDIQYYVMINMQGFADLVDAMGGVEIDVQERIAMGINDDGSPGWTPPTAYIEPGLQTLNGDHALWYARSRYETTDYARMERQRELQDAIIAQLPGAMAQHSTDIMNALDEVVTTDIPKGEIGVVADLALKSRGRDDNVRLDLAPPVFEIENVAPDYDYGHTLIEDALDGNVPDATQTSQ
- the purE gene encoding 5-(carboxyamino)imidazole ribonucleotide mutase; its protein translation is MTTETSPRVGIIMGSDSDWRVMHEARDILAEFGVACEVEVVSAHRTPDKMVDYARQARSRGIEVIIAGAGGAAHLPGMVASMTTLPVVGVPVPLKYLDGMDSLLSIVQMPAGIPVATVSIGGAKNAGILAARILGSHDATVADRLQEYADGLTAMVDEKNAALKAQL
- a CDS encoding 5-(carboxyamino)imidazole ribonucleotide synthase, which translates into the protein MPVPIVGVIGGGQLARMMVPQALELGIEIRVLAEAEGSSARLAATEVGDYRDLETVREFARGVDVVTFDHEHVPQEILRALIDDGVAVHPGPHALEFAQDKLAMRRRLTELGAPVPEWAEVRTEAELDAFIAAHGGAAVLKTPRGGYDGHGVRIVRAGSEGADWFGDFDALLVEELVDFRRELAQLVARRPSGEIVAWPLVESVQQNGVCKEVLAPAPSASPRENEVTRAIAEQIASGLDVTGVLAVELFETTDDRVLINELAMRPHNTGHWTMDGARTSQFEQHLRAVLDLPLGDASARDAASVMINILGGPQHEAITDRFAAVMARHPEAKLHTYGKSARPGRKVGHVTVSGGNLDEVAYAARAAAAMFDDEESAE